In Carettochelys insculpta isolate YL-2023 chromosome 25, ASM3395843v1, whole genome shotgun sequence, one DNA window encodes the following:
- the NHERF4 gene encoding Na(+)/H(+) exchange regulatory cofactor NHE-RF4 isoform X2, translating to MKQKQGLEETKELTSKFEFNPKDGIDNPALSLAEDSDADGAEKPRFCLLTKGDGESFGFCLREEVGYQGHIIRQVECGGVAQRRGLQDGDRILEVNGEYVDNMDHWRVVQKIKASGNQVAVAVLDGNAYEVAKALDKNLAELLPHHTRPRLCYVVKDKSGFGFRVLAPDGVKGTFRLLVTSDSPADKAGVPSDSWLLELNGASVRNYTHAQLTRKLKQSGSQVTLLVIDAKSEEFYRLQGVRVIAAMADASTLPFKARKLHMVKGPEGYGFLLKEEKCSSGRMGQFMSEVEFGLPAQQAGMKDGDRLLAVNGESVEDLGHQAVVDRICAGGNQVTLLVIDLEGDAFYSSLGLSPLLFWEDGHPPIQDPPPGSPPSTPQENGMPRLCRLVAGPEGFGFQLQNITDEPEVFITQVAPGSAGERAGLKEGDVVIEVNGRKVEKQSYEEVLARIKESGRQLTLLVVEQEGLRSYREMGLATAEGAKAEALLGSRQVPGHEKRKGLTQSF from the exons ATGCCGACGGGGCCGAGAAGCCACGGTTCTGCCTGCTGACCAAGGGCGATGGGGAGAGCTTCGGGTTCTGCCTGCGTGAGGAGGTGGGGTACCAGGGGCACATCATTCGGCAGGTGGAGTGCGGAGGCGTGGCCCAGCGCAGGGGCCTGCAGGACGGGGACCGGATCCTGGAGGTGAACGGTGAATACGTGGACAACATGGACCACTGGCGG GTGGTTCAGAAGATCAAGGCCAGCGGTAACCAGGTCGCCGTCGCGGTCCTGGACGGCAATGCCTATGAAGTAGCAAAAGCCCTTGACAAGAATctggcggagctgctgccgcacCACACCCGGCCGCGGCTCTGCTACGTCGTGAAGGACAAGAGCGGCTTTGGCTTCCGTGTTTTGGCTCCAGACG GTGTGAAGGGCACGTTCCGGCTGTTGGTGACGAGCGACAGCCCAGCAGATAAGGCGGGCGTCCCCTCTGactcctggctgctggagctcaaCGGGGCCAGCGTGAGGAACTACACGCACGCCCAGCTCACCAGAAAG CTCAAGCAGAGTGGCAGCCAAGTAACCCTGCTGGTGATAGATGCCAAGTCGGAGGAGTTCTACCGGCTGCAGGGTGTCCGGGTCATCGCTGCCATGGCCGATGCCTCCACCCTGCCCTTCAAGGCCAGGAAGCTGCACATGGTGAAAGGCCCCGAGGGCTACGGGTTCCTGCTCAAGGAAGAGAAGTGCAGCTCAGGGAGGATGG GCCAGTTTATGAGTGAGGTGGAATTTGGGCTGCCAGCTCAGCAGGCAGGGATGAAGGATGGGGACCGGCTCCTGGCTGTGAACGGCGAGAGCGTGGAAGACCTGGGCCACCAGGCAGTGGTGGACAGGATCTGCGCCGGTGGTAACCAGGTGACGTTGCTGGTCATCGACCTGGAGGGAGATGCATTCTACAGCTCG CTGGGTCTGTCCCCGCTACTCTTCTGGGAAGATGGGCACCCTCCAATCCAGGATCCCCCGCCGGGAtcccctcccagcacacctcAGGAAAACGGCATGCCCCGCCTCTGCCGCCTTGTCGCAGGGccggaaggctttggcttccagcTCCAGAACATCACGGATGAGCCGGAGGTCTTTATCACTCAG GTGGCCCCGGGCAGCGCCGGCGAGCGAGCAGGCCTGAAGGAGGGGGACGTTGTGATCGAGGTGAATGGGAGGAAGGTGGAGAAGCAGAGCTACGAAGAGGTGCTGGCGAGGATAAAGGAGAGCGGCCGCCAGCTCacgctgctggtggtggagcaggaggggctCCGGAGCTACCGGGAGATGGGCCTCGCTACGGCAGAGGGTGCCAAGGCCgaggccctgctgggctctaGGCAG